The Ignavibacteriales bacterium DNA segment TTATACATATACTCCAGAGAATGTAATTGATACAGCTTTATTTCAGATTTGGACAAACAACCAGTGGATAAATTACCAGTTGAATATTTATGAGTATGATGAAGAGCTTAATATCATTTCTAATTTAGCAAAAAGATGGCAAGAAGATAATTGGTTAAATTTTGGTTCGGGGAAATTTGAGTATGATGTTAATAATAATTTAGTGTTAGAAAATTGGGAAATAGCATATAATAATACCTGGGAAAATTGGTGTAGAATATTTTATGAATATGATGATAATAATACTTTAATTCATCTATTTGGTGAAGAATGGGTAAATGGACAGTGGGTACCGGAAAATGAACCTCTACGAGTTACAAACCCAGATGGTATTTTAATCGGGTTCATAGCTGAAGAAATATTTCTATATTATAGCCAACCTACAAGTGTGGAAAGTGAAAAAAATATTGTGGAAGAATATCTTCTTTCCCAAAACTACCCCAACCCTTTCAATCCGTCAACAACAATTAAATATCAAATTCCAAACGCCGGAAATGTAACTCTAAAAGTTTACGACATCCTTGGAAGAGAATTAACTACGCTTGTTGATGAATTTAAGAATGAAGGCAGGTACGAAGTAAACTTCAATGCAAGCAAACTTGCAAGCGGAGTTTACATCTACACAATAAAATCAAATGATTTTACTGCTTCGAAAAAGCTAATGTTGTTAAAGTAAAGTCAAACGAGTAACGTAAAAGGAAAAAGTTATAATTAAATTTAAGGGCAATCTTAGCCGGCTGCCTTTTTATATAAAAGACTGTCCGAAAATATTCCCTCTTCCCAAAATTAGATTTGGATCAAGCGCTTTTTTAATTTCAAATATCTTTAAAATTGTTTCGCGTCCGTACATTTCCAGTAAGTAATCTGTTTTAATTTTACCCACCCCGTGCTCTGCGGAGATAGTTCCGCCGTAATTTATTGCTGCAAGGCAAATCTCGTGATAAATACTTTTACCGGTTTCAAATTCATTTTGATTTTTAGGCAGCATATTCAAATGCAGGTGCGAATTTCCAAAATGCCCGTAAACCACGAAGTCTAATTTTGCATCCTGCACTAATTTTCGTGAAGCAGAAAAAAGCTGCCTGAAAAATTTATCTGGTACAGCAACATCAGTTCCGAGTTTGCGAAAATTATTTTTTACAATGTACTCATTCACCTTCCAAGAAATTGCGTGACGAAATTCTCTGATCTTTGAATTATCATTTTCAGTAAATGCAAACCACGCAGTTTCTGCATTGCCGGCGTTTTGATTTATTAGTTCAAGCCATTTGTTGACTAAAATATCTTCGCTTGCAGAGTCAGCTTCCTGCTCAAACCATATTGCTGCTTTTGCATCTTGTGGAATATTTTGAAAATCTACAGATAAGAATTTGAGTGAATGCTCATCGAAGAATTCAAGTGCGAGCGCATCAATTTCATTTTTAAAATTATTATTCCTTGCCTCAAATGAAAGACTCCGTGCAGAGTCAAGAAAATTAAATGCCGCAGTTTCATTATTAAAAAAGACTACACAGGAAATGACTTTTTCAGGAAGGGGCAGTAATCTTAATTTCGCTTTCGTTATAATTCCAAGTGTTCCTTCCGAGCCAATGAATAGATCAATCGCATCCATTCCATCTTTAATAAAATACCCCGAGGCATTTTTTGTCAGCGGCATCTTGTAATTAGGAAGATTGAGAGTGATAATTTTATTCGATTCAGTTTTTAATTCCAAAATATTATGATCTGCTTTACCCCCACCACGTTTGAGTTTAAGCGATTCACCGGTTGGGAGAATAATATATAATTCTTCAACAAAATTTCTTGTTGCACCGTACTTAAAAGTTTTAGCTCCGGAAGCATTTGTAGCAATTGTGCCGCCGATAAAACAATTCGTCTCGGTTGGATCGGGCGGATAAAATAATTTATTTTCTTTCACTTGCTTTTGCAGGTCGGCAAGAATAACAGCGGGTTGAACAACAGCAAACTTTCCCTCAGAATTTATTTCTAAAACTTTATTCAGCTTTTCAGTTGAGATTACAATTCCGTTTTGAGGTACGCGTGCGCCGGTCAAGCCGGTGCCGTTGCCTGCTATTGTGACGGAAGTTTTGCTTCGATTTGCCTCAACAATGATTTCTGCAATTTCATTTTCATTGACAGGAAAATAAACGGCATCGCAGCATCCTTTGAAGTTTGAGGCATCAGTCAAAAAGTTTTGTATTTCGTCTTGTGATTTTTTTATCAACATAATTTTTGCCACTAATTACACGAACTTTCACGAATTAAAATTAGTGTCAATTAGTGAAATTCGTTTCTGTAATTTCATTTTCATTAACAGGAAAATAAACAGCATCGCAACATCCTTTGAAATTTGAGGCATCAGTCAAAAAGTTCTGTATTTCGTCTTGTGATTTTTTTATCAACATAATTTTTGCCACTAATTACACGAATTTGCACGAATTAAAATTAGTGTCAATTAGTGAAATCAGTGGCTATCCTTTCCGGGTTTTTCTTGATGCAATCAAGTTGAATGATTAAATAATCTCCCTCAAATAATTCAGATATTTTTTTTGAATTATTAAATCCGGGACACCAATTTTATCCATCTTTATTTCGGGATTAAGATTCATCAAATGAAATAATATATCAAGAGCTTCATACATATTTATTTCGGGAAACGAAGTGTCTCTTAAATGATGAATCAATTTTAATGTATTGAACCCATCAAACCAAAATATCTTTTGCTTATTAATTTGCTCGGTACTTTTTGATCTACCGATAATCGAATTCCAGCTTTCGATAAATTTCTTTTGAATCAGGAAATTTTTCAATTCGATATGAATGTACTCGGCTTCTTTCAAATATTCTTCAGCAGTCAAAATATTTTGCGAGTTGAATATCCGCAGCCAATTGTTTAAGATTTCAAAACTTGCAGGATTAAAAAGTTTGTATTCGTCACGCGAGCTTTGTAAAAAACGATTCACTCTTTGTCCTGTTCCAAAAGGTACTCGCCACGAAGAACGTGAGGAGGGAGTGATAGTGGTTCCATTTATAGTTTGTACAAAAAAATGTTTGGCGAGTTTTTCAAGAAAATAAAAATCCTCTGCAGCTTTACGTTTATTCATTCCATCAACTTTGATATAACTTTCAACATCACAAATCATAGTTGACCCGAGAGTGTGCAATGCAAATGGTGAGTCAGCGTACTTTAGTCCGAGCACATAATATCGAAGAAAAGTTTCATAACAAATTATTGCTTTGGTGTTTTCATCATTGCCCGAGATATCATGAGCAAATCTAACTACACTGGCGTTGGATTTATTATAATTAAAATAAGAAATGATTGCTGTGAGATAATTCTTTTCAACTTTGCAATCAGCATCGAGGCAGATTAGTAATTTTTTTAGTAATGAATTATAATTATAAATATTGAGTGCTGTATCCATTCCAATTTTTCTTGCAAGCCCTACCCCGGCATCCTTTTCCGGAAGTTCATTTCCTGAAGAAGAAGCATCTATCAATGCTATTCTTAAATTACTTTCGATAATCTTATTTAAAAACTCAGCTCCATTTATCTTAAAAATAATCTTACTGATTAATTCAATCGAAGATTTATTTCCGGCTTTAATTCCATTTGAAGAAGAAGCAGAATTATTTATCACAAAAAGAAAAAGAGAAGACGAAAAATATTTCCTATCCATTTCGGAAAGGCTGTTCAGAAGAGAAATAATATTTTGATATTCATCAATCGCAGGGATGACTATTACATTGTCTATTGCCGATAAATCACTACAAATAATTTTTCGATCACTTGCAGAAAATTTGTTTAAATATTTACGAACTATTTCGGGAAGCTGACTCACGTTTTTATAACCGGGAAAAATTGCTCAACTAAGTTTTTCGTCTTTGCAAAATCAGGCTCTTCAAACCAATTGATTCGTACACCTTCTCGTTCCATTTTTCTGAACCACGTCATTTGTCTTTTTGCGAAGTTGTGAATTGCGCTATTAAGTTTTTGAAACATGTCGTTAAAACTTAATTCACCGGTCAAGTATAAACTGATGCAACGGTACTCGAGTCCGAAATAATTTAATCGTTCAGGTGTGATACCTTTTTCTAAAAGATTTTTTACTTCATCAATCATACCTTCACCTAATCTTTTTTTTAGTCTATTAGTGATTCTGTTTTTTACCTCAGATCGAGATGGAGCTATTCCGATTACTAATGAAGATAGTTTTTCGGATCTCAATAGCGGCTCATCATCGCTTTGATTAATGATAATTGCTTTTATAATTCTTTCTTTATCAATTAAGTCGGTTGTATTGTGGAGATTCCCGGAAGTTGTTAAAAGTAATTGACGAAGTTCGTCAATACTTTTATGTTCAAGTTCAGATTTTAATTTAGAATTAAACTCTGCTTTTTTCAATTTATAATTTTGCAAAATAGAGCTAAGATAAAGTCCTGTTCCACCTGCAAGGAATGGAAGTTTTTGCCTCGAAGCAATGTCATCAAAAGTTTTGTAAAATAATTTCTGAAAATCGAAAAGACTAAAATCATCAGTAGGTTCACAAACATCAACAAGATGATAAGGAATCTTCACCGTCTCTACTAAATAGTCTTCATAATCTTTTCCTGTTCCGATATTCATTGAGCGGTAAACCTGACGAGAATCGGCAGAGATGATTTCTCCGTTAAAATGATAAGCAAGTTCAGCAGCTAATTTTGTTTTACCCGTTGCGGTAGGACCAAGGATGGTGACAAAGTCCATAAAAAAATCAAGAGATAGGGAGTTTAATAATTATAGTTGTGCTTTCTCCAAGATCACTTTCAGCAGAGATAGAACCTCCGCAGTCTTCAATTATTTTTTTTGCGAGATAAAGACCTAATCCAACGGAGTTATTTTTTCCGTGAGTGAAAAATTCATCAAAAATATTTTCGAGCTGATATTCAGGAATTCCATTTCCCTCATCCTTAATTTTAATTTCAATGTTGTCTTCAAATTCATCCGCTGAAATAAAAACATTTCCGCCAAGCGGCATTGCTTCGTAAGCATTTTTAATAATCTGATAGCAAGCCACTGAAAAGTCTGCCAGGTTAATTTTTACACTTTTCTCCGCTTTTATTTTTTTGAGAATTTTAATATCACTCCGGGAAATTGCTTCCTTAATTGTAGGCAGAGAATTGTTTAATAAATCTTCAACTAATTGAATTTCACTATTGAAGAATTGAGTGTGCGTAAAAAGTTTTTTTGTGCTTGAAATTATATTTTTAGAAAGGAAAGCCAAACTGATGGCAATATTTCTGATGTTTTCCGATTCAGTTTCGATATCAGTATTAAAAACTTGCTGGATGGAATCGAAATTATATTTAATAAATGTAACATATCTTTTCTCACGGTCCACTCTGTCAGTATCATAATCATTGATAACAATGTTTTCCACAATTGCCTGTTCGATTTTAATTTCTTCAGGTTGAGATTTGTCAGAAGACTCAGATATCTTTTCCTCGATTTTATTTTGAATTTCAAAAAGATCTCTCCCTTGATTATCATCAAAAATATCTTCATCAATAACTAATGATGAACGTATTTCTTCGTCTCTATTATTTAGAAATGCCTCGTCTGATCCCTCAGCAATTATTTCATCATCAATCTTCTCTACCAGGTCGGGGGAGGGAGGTGTGTCTATTTCGAGTTCAGGTTCAAGTTCAAGGTCAAGTTCAAGGTTAGGTTCAGGTTCAAGTTCAAGTTCAGGTTCAGGTTCAAGTATTTGATCAGGATTTAATGAATTAAAAATATCGGTTGATTCACTTTTCAGATTATTAAGAAGAACATTGTCTGAGATTGTTGTCCCTCCTGCCAGAAGTTTATTTACTAATTGTGGGGCAATGCAATAAACAGTGCAATTGGTATCTGCAACCGCGGAAGAAATTCTTTGAGTGTTATCTGTAATTTCTTTTTCGCCAAAAAAATCAAAGTCAGATTTATTCAATAAAATATTTCTCTCAGAAAATTTAATTTTAACTTTGCCCTGAACAATCAAGTACATAAATTCAGGCTGGTCGCCCCTCTGAAAAATAATATCGCCTTCTTTAAATATTTTTACACCTTCCTGACTGAAATCAATTCCGGTGCGATCAATCGAGATTCCCTCAAAGATTTTATTTTTCTTGAGCAGATCAAAGGTCTTCTTATTAAGAGTCATAATTTTATTTATATTTGAAATAGAATAATCTCAAAAAACTTTTGTATAAAAATAGAAAAGTAAATAGCTATTCCGAAAACATAATTAACAAGATTATTGAATCTTTGAATTCAGAAATGCATCAAAAGTATGGACGAAATAAAAATTATCGAGCTTGCTAAAAGCGGAGATAGAAAAGCACTCGCTTCACTGGTCAAGATGTACGAAAAGACTGTGTACAACTTTGCATTTAAAATTTGCCGCGACAGAGATAAAGCGGAAAACATTATGCAGGAAACTTTTTTTAGTGTTGTAAAATCTCTTCATCAGTTTGACGGCAATTCTAAGTTGTCAACCTGGCTTTATAGAATTGTTACCAATCATTGTTTGATGGAAGCACGAAAATTTAAGAACCGTCATTTTAGCTCACTTGATGATGACGAAGATGGAATGTACGAAAACAAACAAGTTGTTGATTGGTCTGCGGTGCCATATAAAAGCACCGAGAATATTGAACTTCGAAAAATATTAGATGAAGCAATTAGTAAACTTTCACCGGAATATAGAATGGTTTTTCTCT contains these protein-coding regions:
- a CDS encoding FAD-binding oxidoreductase; amino-acid sequence: MLIKKSQDEIQNFLTDASNFKGCCDAVYFPVNENEIAEIIVEANRSKTSVTIAGNGTGLTGARVPQNGIVISTEKLNKVLEINSEGKFAVVQPAVILADLQKQVKENKLFYPPDPTETNCFIGGTIATNASGAKTFKYGATRNFVEELYIILPTGESLKLKRGGGKADHNILELKTESNKIITLNLPNYKMPLTKNASGYFIKDGMDAIDLFIGSEGTLGIITKAKLRLLPLPEKVISCVVFFNNETAAFNFLDSARSLSFEARNNNFKNEIDALALEFFDEHSLKFLSVDFQNIPQDAKAAIWFEQEADSASEDILVNKWLELINQNAGNAETAWFAFTENDNSKIREFRHAISWKVNEYIVKNNFRKLGTDVAVPDKFFRQLFSASRKLVQDAKLDFVVYGHFGNSHLHLNMLPKNQNEFETGKSIYHEICLAAINYGGTISAEHGVGKIKTDYLLEMYGRETILKIFEIKKALDPNLILGRGNIFGQSFI
- the miaA gene encoding tRNA (adenosine(37)-N6)-dimethylallyltransferase MiaA, coding for MDFVTILGPTATGKTKLAAELAYHFNGEIISADSRQVYRSMNIGTGKDYEDYLVETVKIPYHLVDVCEPTDDFSLFDFQKLFYKTFDDIASRQKLPFLAGGTGLYLSSILQNYKLKKAEFNSKLKSELEHKSIDELRQLLLTTSGNLHNTTDLIDKERIIKAIIINQSDDEPLLRSEKLSSLVIGIAPSRSEVKNRITNRLKKRLGEGMIDEVKNLLEKGITPERLNYFGLEYRCISLYLTGELSFNDMFQKLNSAIHNFAKRQMTWFRKMEREGVRINWFEEPDFAKTKNLVEQFFPVIKT
- a CDS encoding T9SS type A sorting domain-containing protein, which gives rise to MAEWYNGEWIIYDKHTNTYNSEGNLELVLWEWFNSSSGEWFKYAKDVYNYDSLVNRVVYLRLYFNGQEFENDFKYENFYDASNNLVSSVNYDWIDSIWTNSSKSIYTYTPENVIDTALFQIWTNNQWINYQLNIYEYDEELNIISNLAKRWQEDNWLNFGSGKFEYDVNNNLVLENWEIAYNNTWENWCRIFYEYDDNNTLIHLFGEEWVNGQWVPENEPLRVTNPDGILIGFIAEEIFLYYSQPTSVESEKNIVEEYLLSQNYPNPFNPSTTIKYQIPNAGNVTLKVYDILGRELTTLVDEFKNEGRYEVNFNASKLASGVYIYTIKSNDFTASKKLMLLK
- a CDS encoding sigma-70 family RNA polymerase sigma factor; this translates as MDEIKIIELAKSGDRKALASLVKMYEKTVYNFAFKICRDRDKAENIMQETFFSVVKSLHQFDGNSKLSTWLYRIVTNHCLMEARKFKNRHFSSLDDDEDGMYENKQVVDWSAVPYKSTENIELRKILDEAISKLSPEYRMVFLLRDVEEFSTEETAKIAELSVPAVKSRLHRARAFLRNEINEAFRK
- a CDS encoding cyclic nucleotide-binding domain-containing protein encodes the protein MTLNKKTFDLLKKNKIFEGISIDRTGIDFSQEGVKIFKEGDIIFQRGDQPEFMYLIVQGKVKIKFSERNILLNKSDFDFFGEKEITDNTQRISSAVADTNCTVYCIAPQLVNKLLAGGTTISDNVLLNNLKSESTDIFNSLNPDQILEPEPELELEPEPNLELDLELEPELEIDTPPSPDLVEKIDDEIIAEGSDEAFLNNRDEEIRSSLVIDEDIFDDNQGRDLFEIQNKIEEKISESSDKSQPEEIKIEQAIVENIVINDYDTDRVDREKRYVTFIKYNFDSIQQVFNTDIETESENIRNIAISLAFLSKNIISSTKKLFTHTQFFNSEIQLVEDLLNNSLPTIKEAISRSDIKILKKIKAEKSVKINLADFSVACYQIIKNAYEAMPLGGNVFISADEFEDNIEIKIKDEGNGIPEYQLENIFDEFFTHGKNNSVGLGLYLAKKIIEDCGGSISAESDLGESTTIIIKLPIS